Proteins encoded within one genomic window of Nitrospirota bacterium:
- a CDS encoding divalent-cation tolerance protein CutA: protein MEQFIIILITASSIAEGEKIAESLVTNHLAACANIVPSFTSIFFWQGKTEKASEVLLIVKSRHALLDKITEHVKKIHSYAIPEIIALPLIGGSEDYLKWVEENTTS, encoded by the coding sequence GTGGAACAGTTCATAATAATTCTAATAACAGCCTCCTCAATTGCCGAAGGTGAGAAGATTGCTGAATCCCTTGTAACTAATCATCTTGCTGCATGTGCCAATATTGTCCCCTCATTTACATCAATCTTTTTCTGGCAAGGTAAAACAGAAAAGGCATCAGAAGTCCTGTTGATAGTAAAGAGCAGACATGCTCTACTCGACAAAATAACAGAGCATGTTAAGAAAATCCATAGTTATGCAATTCCCGAGATCATAGCCCTCCCTTTGATTGGCGGATCCGAAGATTATCTGAAATGGGTAGAAGAAAACACAACCTCTTAA
- a CDS encoding O-acetyl-ADP-ribose deacetylase: protein MKVQINKSILELVVGDITQQDTEIIVNAANSGLRGGGGVDGAIHRAGGLQIMEECRKIGGCPTGGAVVTTGGRLQARYVIHAVGPVYHGGSKGEAELLASAYRNCLTLALQKGVGSIAFPSISTGAYSYPLEEAARIAIRTVIAFLKEHGEITLVRFVLFGQPAYEAYEEALIFLTEKTKKL, encoded by the coding sequence ATGAAGGTGCAAATTAACAAATCCATTTTAGAATTAGTAGTAGGTGATATCACTCAACAGGACACTGAGATAATAGTAAACGCTGCCAATTCCGGCCTACGAGGCGGAGGAGGGGTTGATGGTGCGATTCATAGGGCAGGCGGCCTGCAGATTATGGAAGAGTGCAGAAAAATAGGCGGCTGTCCAACAGGCGGGGCTGTGGTTACTACAGGCGGGCGCCTGCAAGCAAGATATGTTATCCATGCCGTAGGGCCTGTATATCACGGCGGCAGTAAAGGGGAGGCAGAACTTCTTGCCAGCGCCTACAGAAACTGCCTCACACTTGCCCTCCAAAAGGGCGTCGGCAGCATAGCATTTCCGTCAATAAGCACCGGCGCATACAGTTATCCATTAGAAGAAGCAGCACGAATCGCAATCAGGACAGTAATAGCCTTCCTGAAAGAACACGGCGAGATTACACTTGTAAGATTCGTACTGTTCGGCCAACCGGCTTATGAGGCTTATGAAGAAGCCCTGATTTTCTTAACAGAAAAAACCAAAAAATTATAA